In Gimesia panareensis, the genomic window CCATCGAACGTCTCGCCAGCACCGATCTCCCCGTACTGATCCTCGGCGAAAGCGGAACCGGGAAAGAGGTCGTCAGCCAGTCCCTGCATTACCAGGGTCCCCGCGCGAATACACCGTTCATCGCCGTCAACTGTGCGGCTCTCACCGAAACGCTGCTCGAAAGCGAACTGTTCGGCCACGAGAAAGGCGCCTTCACCGACGCCCACGAAACCCGCATCGGCAAATTCGAACTCGCCGAAGGAGGCACGCTCTTCCTCGACGAGATCGGCGACATGAGCCTGGGCGGCCAGGCCAAACTGCTGCGGGTCCTGGAGCAGAAAGTCATCACCCGCGTCGGCGGTTCGGAAAGCATTCCAATCAACGTCCGCGTCGTCGCCGCCACGAATGCGAAGCTCGCCGATGCGGTCCGCGATAAAAAGTTCCGCGAAGACCTGTTTTACCGTCTGAGCGTGGTCACCCTCGAACTGCCGCCTCTCCGCGAGCGGCCGGAAGACGTCATCCTGCTCGCCGAATTTTTCCTCACCCAGTTCTGCGGCCAGGCCAACCGCCGCGTACTGAAGATGTCCGCCGAAGCCAAAAAACGCCTGCAGGCCCACCTCTGGCCCGGCAACGTCCGTGAACTGCGCAACCTGATGGAACGCGTCGCCTTCCTCTGTGCGGGCGACCGCGTCGAAGTCGAAGACCTCGCCTTCATCCTCAGCCCCAGCCGCGATTCCGTTGTCGATATGTCCTCCGACCTGAGCCTCAAAGAAGCCACCCGCCGCTTCCAGCAGGAATACATCCGCCGCACCATCAAACGCGTGGGCGGCAACATGAGCGAAACCGCCAAATGCCTCGGCCTGCACCGCTCGAACCTCTACCGCAAAATGGGCCAGCTGGAAATGCAGGAAGCCAGCGAAATGTCCGAAGAGGATGACGAGTAAGGCTCGTCACAACCCGTGTTGGGTGCCACTGTCGGCTTGCCCGACAGTGCGCGTTCAGCGTCTTTTCTTTAACAGAGCTCCCCAGTCAGTGGGTGGGCCCGGATGCAATCCGGGCCGAGCGCAGCGAGCAGGAAGTTGTGGAGAGAGCCTGCAATTCAGGGGCACATTTCCAATAATTTTACTGGTTCGCAGCAGCACTGTTGGGCAAGCCAACAGTGGCACCCAACGCGGGTAACGACTTTTATTCAAGATAGATTTTCGCCAGTTTTTTTTGATCCGTTGTTGCCTGAATGATAGTTGGTTTTCCGCATTGCCGTTTCCTTTTCTTACACGGATGTCCCCGGCTTGCTTTTCTGTTATTCGGCCGTTTTTCTTCGGCGAGCACGGATTGCGAAAGCAGGTCGGTTAATGGCGCCCATTGCTGAGCATGGCAGGCAATTATCGTGACAGCCTGAGAAAACACACGAATCACTTTGATCGGACTGAGTTTTTTGAGATTCGTTCCCTGCTTATGCAACATGTCTTTTCCGACAAATAACGCAACCCAGATTCCGATCAGAGTCCAGTTTAATTCTGTGATGACATTTACAGGCGTCTGGCAACATAGCTTGCTGCGTTCACAGGATTGTTTTACTGAGCGGAAGAAAACCTCAATCCCCCATCTTTGACGATATAATTTACAGGCACATGCATCGGTCATTTCTAATTCGTTGCTCACCAGGTAGATCTTGTTCCTGCCATTATGGATCTGGAACAGACGCAGGACCAGCGGGCTTTGGTCTCGACGCTGCATAGAGTCGGGCCAGTAATAGACGAAGCCATCACGAATTTTCAACTGACCAAGTGATTTTAACAGGGTTACGTTCGAACCAACACGAAACAGGAAAGAATGCCCTGACTCCATGATGGCTGACCACAGCGGAGCACCTGTATATTGCGCATCCCCAACCAGTCGGACATTTTCTGGAAGGGATTCCAGCATTTCCCGGGCCGCAATTCGCTCACTGCCAGCTGCCCCCTGAATACACCAGCGAAACGGTAACCCACTGCCCAGATGCCAGAGCACGGTCGTTAACAGTTGAACGGTTAACGCCTTGGATTCATCGGCTTTTTTGCGGTATTTCGCCGACCTTCTATGATGGATCCCTGGTGCAAATTCACGCTGATTGGCTGCTGAGCGAGGCGCAGAGAACTTGGTGGCATCCACGGCCAGAGTGACTTTGCCTGCTGTGGTTCGATAGCCCTTCCATTGTCCCAGTTTTGAGGAAAGATGTTGAATCACCAGATCCACCAATGGCTGTCCGTAGTTCGCCAGAGCTTTCATCAGCCCTTGTCGTGTCACTGTCGTCGAAACCTGAAAGAGCTCACCGGCAACCGTGTAGGCCGTTTTTACCCTTTCGCCAAGTGTTCCTTTGGCAGTCCAGCCCATGCAGAGAATGGCAACCGCAGCCAACCAGCCCGGATCCAGAGAGGCATTGCCGTGACGTACCAGGGAAGACGTTTCGCAGGGAATCAGCCTGTCAAAAATCGCTTTCATTGACTGAATATTTATGCGAAGATGCTCGGTATCTTGATGCGGCATTCCAAGAGTCCTTTCTTGGCATGAGTGCAATTTGGTTAGCACCTGCATTAAACAACCTAACGGTTGTCCGCATCAAGATTTATTTAACTTACACAGAATCGTTACCCG contains:
- a CDS encoding transposase, translating into MPHQDTEHLRINIQSMKAIFDRLIPCETSSLVRHGNASLDPGWLAAVAILCMGWTAKGTLGERVKTAYTVAGELFQVSTTVTRQGLMKALANYGQPLVDLVIQHLSSKLGQWKGYRTTAGKVTLAVDATKFSAPRSAANQREFAPGIHHRRSAKYRKKADESKALTVQLLTTVLWHLGSGLPFRWCIQGAAGSERIAAREMLESLPENVRLVGDAQYTGAPLWSAIMESGHSFLFRVGSNVTLLKSLGQLKIRDGFVYYWPDSMQRRDQSPLVLRLFQIHNGRNKIYLVSNELEMTDACACKLYRQRWGIEVFFRSVKQSCERSKLCCQTPVNVITELNWTLIGIWVALFVGKDMLHKQGTNLKKLSPIKVIRVFSQAVTIIACHAQQWAPLTDLLSQSVLAEEKRPNNRKASRGHPCKKRKRQCGKPTIIQATTDQKKLAKIYLE